One window of the Crassaminicella thermophila genome contains the following:
- a CDS encoding GrdX family protein — MKKILITNNPKVYEENQEKMDIIYSKNFTYLDVLFMTRDKIHEGYKLLTHPLSGSVKPNETPYKSIVITNNNGKLDINSLKIIEDSIETAKKFIQGKKTPLWTEKILEDFQLVDFFLIRSAIESML; from the coding sequence GTGAAAAAAATTTTAATTACAAATAATCCTAAAGTTTATGAAGAAAATCAAGAAAAAATGGATATAATTTATTCGAAAAATTTTACATACCTTGATGTTCTTTTCATGACTAGGGATAAAATCCATGAAGGATATAAGCTTTTGACACATCCACTATCAGGAAGTGTTAAACCAAACGAAACACCCTATAAATCAATTGTTATAACAAATAATAATGGTAAGCTTGATATAAATTCTTTAAAGATTATTGAGGATAGTATTGAAACAGCAAAAAAATTTATTCAAGGAAAAAAAACTCCTCTTTGGACGGAAAAAATATTAGAAGATTTTCAACTTGTTGATTTTTTCCTTATTAGGAGTGCAATTGAGAGTATGCTTTAG
- the trxB gene encoding thioredoxin-disulfide reductase, whose amino-acid sequence MEKIYDVVIIGSGPAGLAAGLYAARAKMKTLILEKNKAGGQIVTTNEVANYPGSIQNATGPSLIARMVEQTEEFGAERKKDNVIDVDFTGKIKVVKGEEGEYKAKSVIIAGGAIPRLIGCPGEKELTGKGVSYCATCDADFFTDLEVFVVGGGDSAVEEAIYLTKFARKVTIVHRRDQLRAAKSIQEKAFKNEKIDFMWDTVIEEIKGDGIVESVVFKNVKTGEITEYHANEEDGTFGIFPFVGYQPLSDIYKEKIKLNKAGYIITDADMRTSVEGVFAAGDIREKSLRQVVTATADGAIAAVSAEKYIENNFEE is encoded by the coding sequence ATGGAAAAAATATATGATGTTGTAATTATAGGATCAGGCCCTGCAGGATTAGCAGCAGGCTTGTATGCTGCAAGAGCGAAAATGAAAACGTTAATTTTAGAAAAGAATAAAGCAGGTGGACAGATTGTTACAACAAACGAAGTAGCAAATTATCCTGGATCTATACAAAATGCCACAGGACCTAGTTTGATAGCGAGAATGGTAGAACAAACTGAAGAATTTGGTGCAGAAAGAAAAAAAGACAATGTGATTGATGTTGACTTTACAGGAAAAATTAAGGTAGTAAAAGGAGAAGAAGGAGAATATAAAGCAAAATCAGTAATTATTGCTGGTGGTGCTATACCAAGATTAATTGGATGTCCAGGAGAAAAAGAATTAACAGGAAAAGGGGTATCCTACTGTGCAACTTGTGATGCAGACTTTTTTACAGATTTAGAAGTATTTGTTGTTGGTGGAGGCGATTCTGCTGTTGAAGAAGCTATATATCTTACAAAGTTTGCAAGAAAAGTTACAATTGTACATAGAAGAGATCAGTTAAGAGCTGCAAAATCTATTCAAGAAAAAGCGTTCAAAAATGAAAAAATTGATTTTATGTGGGATACGGTAATTGAAGAAATAAAGGGAGACGGCATAGTAGAATCTGTTGTGTTTAAAAATGTAAAAACTGGAGAAATTACTGAATACCATGCAAATGAAGAAGATGGTACATTTGGTATATTCCCATTTGTTGGATATCAGCCATTAAGTGATATTTATAAAGAAAAAATTAAGTTGAATAAGGCTGGTTATATCATAACAGATGCTGATATGAGAACAAGTGTGGAAGGTGTTTTTGCAGCTGGAGATATAAGAGAAAAATCTTTAAGACAGGTAGTTACTGCAACAGCTGATGGTGCGATTGCAGCTGTATCTGCAGAAAAATATATTGAAAATAATTTTGAAGAATAA
- the trxA gene encoding thioredoxin TrxA: MLAVDKDTFQAEVLEAQGYVLVDYWSDGCEPCKALMPDVEELAKEYGEKVKFTKLNTTKARRLAISQRVLGLPTIALYKDGEKIDEVTKENATKANILAMLQKHVG; encoded by the coding sequence ATGTTAGCGGTGGATAAAGATACTTTTCAAGCTGAAGTTTTAGAGGCACAAGGATATGTTCTTGTTGATTATTGGAGTGATGGATGTGAACCATGTAAGGCATTAATGCCTGATGTTGAGGAATTGGCAAAGGAATATGGAGAAAAGGTAAAATTTACAAAACTTAATACAACAAAAGCAAGAAGATTAGCAATATCACAAAGAGTTTTAGGGCTTCCAACTATTGCGTTATATAAAGACGGTGAAAAAATTGATGAAGTAACAAAAGAAAATGCTACAAAAGCAAATATTCTTGCTATGCTTCAAAAACATGTAGGGTAG
- the trmL gene encoding tRNA (uridine(34)/cytosine(34)/5-carboxymethylaminomethyluridine(34)-2'-O)-methyltransferase TrmL → MAINIVLFEPEIPPNTGNIARTCAATGSRLHLIKPLGFSIDDKHLKRAGLDYWDLLDLHVYENIYELFNIYKDAKFFFATTKAKKFYTDMKYEDECFIVFGKETAGLPKEILMNNMDTSIKIPMVENERARSLNLANSVNIILYEALRQTGFVNLV, encoded by the coding sequence ATGGCGATTAATATAGTTTTATTTGAACCTGAAATACCACCAAACACAGGAAATATTGCGAGGACTTGTGCAGCTACAGGAAGTAGATTGCATTTAATAAAACCTTTAGGATTTTCAATTGATGATAAACACCTAAAGAGAGCGGGATTAGATTATTGGGATTTACTAGATTTACATGTATATGAAAACATATATGAATTGTTTAATATTTATAAAGATGCTAAATTTTTCTTTGCTACAACAAAGGCAAAAAAATTTTATACAGACATGAAATATGAGGATGAATGCTTTATTGTATTTGGAAAAGAAACGGCTGGTTTACCAAAAGAAATACTTATGAATAATATGGATACTTCTATAAAAATACCTATGGTCGAAAATGAGAGAGCAAGATCTTTAAATTTAGCAAATTCAGTTAATATTATATTATATGAAGCTTTAAGACAAACAGGTTTTGTAAATTTAGTATAA
- a CDS encoding DegV family protein: MKPIKIMTTSLADIPKELVEAYDITVFPLTIRFGDEEFHDQVDLSTEEFFRRLRTSETLPTTSQVPPNVFLEEFKNTLENGYEIILINGSSEISGTHRSSLMAKNELGSEDITIIDTLALSYSCGMIVVEAAKMAKEGKNKQEILDRIEDMKNKVDHIFSVETLEYLKKGGRLSATKATIGKILNIKPILIIKDGKIELFDKVRGSKKVIPKMIEIAEQRGIKRHSEYICIAHGGNVEGLEKLKKEVMNAFQPKKIITTEIGCTIGTHTGPGLLGILYMRDE, translated from the coding sequence GTGAAGCCAATAAAAATCATGACAACAAGTCTAGCAGATATTCCTAAAGAATTAGTAGAAGCATATGATATTACTGTTTTTCCGTTGACAATAAGATTTGGTGATGAAGAATTTCATGATCAAGTCGATTTGAGTACAGAAGAATTTTTTAGAAGGTTGCGAACATCAGAAACATTACCTACTACATCTCAAGTTCCTCCGAATGTTTTTTTAGAAGAATTTAAAAATACTTTAGAAAATGGATATGAAATAATTCTTATAAATGGGTCTTCAGAAATTAGCGGTACGCATAGGTCATCATTGATGGCAAAGAATGAATTAGGGAGTGAGGATATTACAATTATTGATACTTTAGCATTATCTTATTCATGTGGTATGATTGTAGTAGAAGCAGCTAAGATGGCAAAAGAAGGAAAGAACAAACAAGAAATATTAGATAGAATTGAAGATATGAAAAATAAAGTAGACCATATATTTTCTGTAGAAACTCTTGAATATTTAAAAAAAGGAGGAAGGTTGAGCGCTACTAAAGCAACAATTGGAAAAATTTTAAATATAAAACCTATTTTGATCATAAAAGATGGAAAAATTGAGCTTTTTGATAAAGTAAGAGGTAGTAAAAAGGTTATACCTAAAATGATAGAAATAGCAGAGCAAAGAGGAATAAAACGTCATTCTGAATACATTTGTATAGCTCATGGAGGAAATGTTGAGGGGTTAGAAAAACTAAAGAAAGAAGTTATGAATGCTTTTCAACCTAAAAAAATAATTACTACTGAAATAGGATGTACCATAGGAACCCATACTGGACCAGGGTTACTAGGAATTCTTTATATGAGAGATGAATAA
- a CDS encoding glycine/sarcosine/betaine reductase component B subunit: protein MRLELGKINITDVQFGDTTKVENGTLYVSKEEIINLVMEDDHIKSVQVEIAKPGEETRITPVKDVIEPRVKVEGSGGIFPGVINKVTTVGSGRTHVLKGAAVVTCGKIVGFQEGIIDMSGPGAEYTPFSKLNNICLVIEPVEGLKQHEYEAAVRMAGLKAAAFIGKAGKDVTPDEVEVYETKPLFESIAEYPELPKVGYVYMLQTQGLLHDTYVYGVDAKKIVPTILYPTEVMDGAILSGNCVSACDKNTTYHHQNNPIIHDLYERHGKDFNFVGVIITNENVYLADKERSSNWTAKLCKYLGLDGVIVSQEGFGNPDTDLIMNCKKIEAEGVKTVIVTDEYAGRDGASQSLADADASADAVVTGGNANEVIVLPPMKKVIGMLDYVDKIAGGFDGSLRPDGSIEAEIQVITGATNELGFNKMSATGF, encoded by the coding sequence GTGCGCCTAGAATTAGGGAAAATAAATATTACAGATGTTCAATTTGGTGATACTACGAAAGTAGAAAATGGAACATTGTATGTTAGCAAAGAAGAGATCATCAACCTTGTTATGGAAGATGATCATATTAAAAGCGTACAGGTAGAAATAGCTAAACCTGGGGAAGAAACTAGAATAACACCTGTTAAAGATGTTATTGAACCTAGGGTAAAAGTTGAAGGTTCAGGGGGGATATTTCCTGGAGTAATCAACAAAGTTACAACAGTAGGCTCAGGTCGCACACATGTATTAAAGGGAGCTGCAGTAGTTACTTGCGGCAAAATTGTAGGTTTCCAAGAAGGTATTATTGACATGAGTGGCCCTGGAGCTGAATACACACCATTTTCAAAACTAAATAATATTTGCTTAGTTATTGAACCAGTAGAAGGATTAAAGCAACACGAGTATGAAGCTGCTGTAAGAATGGCAGGATTAAAGGCAGCTGCTTTTATAGGAAAAGCTGGTAAAGATGTAACTCCTGATGAAGTAGAAGTTTATGAAACAAAGCCATTGTTTGAGAGTATAGCTGAATATCCAGAATTGCCAAAAGTTGGTTATGTTTATATGCTTCAAACACAAGGATTACTTCATGATACTTATGTATATGGAGTAGATGCAAAAAAAATTGTTCCTACAATTCTTTATCCAACAGAAGTAATGGATGGGGCAATTTTAAGCGGTAATTGTGTTTCAGCATGTGACAAAAATACAACTTACCATCATCAAAACAATCCAATTATCCATGATTTATATGAAAGACATGGGAAAGACTTCAACTTTGTAGGTGTAATTATTACAAATGAAAATGTATATCTTGCAGATAAAGAAAGATCATCGAATTGGACAGCAAAACTTTGTAAATATTTAGGACTTGATGGAGTAATTGTATCACAAGAAGGTTTTGGTAATCCTGATACAGACCTTATTATGAACTGTAAAAAAATTGAAGCTGAAGGCGTGAAGACAGTAATCGTTACAGATGAATATGCAGGGCGTGATGGAGCATCTCAATCTCTTGCAGATGCAGACGCATCCGCAGATGCAGTTGTAACGGGAGGAAATGCAAATGAAGTAATAGTTCTTCCACCAATGAAGAAAGTAATTGGTATGTTAGATTATGTTGATAAAATTGCTGGAGGCTTTGATGGAAGTTTAAGACCAGATGGAAGTATTGAAGCTGAAATTCAAGTAATTACTGGGGCAACAAATGAGTTAGGCTTTAATAAGATGTCTGCTACAGGTTTTTAA
- a CDS encoding chemotaxis protein CheX: MNADFINPFIKASRDILQQMANIPSKIEKIYVKDASFDAPNVTILIGLTGDIKGQVVVGMNVDMAKKIVSNMMGGMPVDALDDIAKSAISELGNMILGNTATLLYNIGIKIDITPPTLLIGEKLSISTISTKTITIPLNTDYGIIELDIAIKE, from the coding sequence ATGAATGCAGATTTTATAAATCCTTTTATAAAAGCAAGCAGAGATATTTTGCAGCAAATGGCTAATATACCTAGTAAAATAGAAAAAATTTATGTGAAAGATGCATCATTTGATGCTCCAAATGTTACAATTCTTATTGGATTAACGGGCGATATAAAAGGACAAGTTGTCGTAGGAATGAATGTAGATATGGCAAAAAAAATTGTTTCTAATATGATGGGTGGAATGCCTGTAGATGCATTAGATGATATTGCAAAAAGTGCAATTTCTGAATTAGGAAATATGATCTTAGGTAATACAGCTACACTCCTTTATAACATAGGGATTAAAATAGACATTACTCCACCGACCCTTCTGATTGGAGAAAAATTGTCTATATCTACTATTTCAACAAAAACAATAACTATACCATTAAATACAGATTATGGTATAATTGAATTGGATATTGCAATAAAAGAGTAA
- a CDS encoding DUF362 domain-containing protein — MRENRRVKEAIVAIMKDNKEEVSIIKALDLLPVNEIIKEGDVVAITPNWVKAKPPYTGTVVGPDTLQYLIQYVKKRKPKKIYIATGSGGDPTPKVLSNIGYDKVIQKENIEFVDLNYGPYIEIELDHEIVGTTKINKLFNEIDVLISFTQLKHHEEATMSAGIKNIALSWPPAEIHGFPKKKLGIHDDLHGFIVAMMKKMPIDITIISADKTMIGTGPSDGKAIDTPGLIIAGTDPVATDTIGARLLGFLPQGVHYLYALYKKGIGIAEPEKMTLKGISLEEAEKIFSNAAYNQEIVLDKNKIKNIHGNQ, encoded by the coding sequence ATGAGAGAAAATAGGAGAGTAAAAGAAGCTATTGTTGCAATTATGAAAGATAACAAAGAAGAAGTATCTATAATAAAAGCATTAGACTTATTGCCTGTTAATGAAATTATAAAAGAAGGAGATGTTGTTGCAATAACTCCAAACTGGGTAAAAGCGAAACCTCCTTATACAGGGACTGTTGTAGGACCAGACACTTTACAGTATTTGATTCAATATGTAAAGAAAAGAAAACCTAAAAAAATATATATAGCTACAGGATCAGGCGGAGATCCTACTCCAAAAGTTTTATCAAACATAGGATATGATAAAGTAATTCAGAAAGAAAATATTGAATTTGTAGATTTAAATTACGGTCCATATATAGAGATTGAGTTAGATCATGAAATAGTTGGTACTACTAAAATAAATAAATTATTCAATGAAATAGATGTACTAATTTCATTTACTCAGTTGAAGCATCATGAGGAAGCAACAATGAGTGCTGGGATTAAAAATATTGCTCTTAGTTGGCCACCAGCAGAGATTCATGGCTTTCCAAAGAAAAAATTAGGAATACATGATGATTTACATGGATTTATTGTAGCTATGATGAAAAAAATGCCAATAGATATTACAATTATTAGTGCTGATAAAACAATGATAGGAACAGGTCCATCTGATGGAAAAGCAATAGATACCCCTGGACTAATAATAGCAGGAACTGATCCTGTTGCAACAGATACAATAGGAGCTAGACTACTAGGATTTTTACCTCAGGGAGTTCATTATCTTTATGCATTATACAAGAAAGGAATAGGGATAGCAGAACCAGAGAAAATGACTCTTAAAGGTATAAGCCTAGAGGAAGCTGAGAAAATCTTTAGTAATGCAGCTTATAATCAAGAAATTGTACTAGATAAGAACAAAATAAAAAATATACATGGCAATCAATAG
- the grdA gene encoding glycine/sarcosine/betaine reductase complex selenoprotein A: protein MSLFDGKKVIIIGDRDGIPGPAIEECLKTTNAEVVFSSTECFVUTAAGAMDLENQNRVKSMTEKYGAENMVVLLGAAEAEAAGLAAETVTNGDPTFAGSLAGVQLGLRVYHVVEPEFKEAVDSEVYEEQIGMMEMVLDVDEIISEMTSIREQFCKY from the coding sequence ATGAGTTTATTTGATGGTAAAAAAGTCATCATCATTGGTGACAGAGATGGTATACCAGGTCCTGCTATAGAAGAATGCCTAAAGACTACAAATGCTGAAGTAGTATTTTCTTCAACAGAGTGTTTTGTCTGAACGGCTGCAGGAGCAATGGACCTAGAAAATCAAAATAGGGTAAAAAGCATGACAGAAAAGTATGGCGCTGAAAATATGGTTGTACTTTTAGGAGCAGCTGAAGCAGAAGCTGCAGGTTTAGCTGCTGAAACAGTTACAAATGGAGACCCTACTTTTGCAGGTTCATTGGCAGGAGTCCAGTTAGGACTTAGAGTATATCATGTAGTAGAACCAGAATTTAAAGAGGCTGTAGATTCAGAAGTTTATGAAGAACAAATTGGTATGATGGAAATGGTTCTAGATGTAGATGAAATCATTTCTGAAATGACATCTATAAGAGAACAATTCTGTAAATATTAA
- a CDS encoding ATP-NAD kinase family protein, translating to MKKLGLIVNPIAGMGGRVGLKGTDYVLEKARALGALPQAPNRTVMTLKELNKIKDQIEIVTCSGDMGENEAKKCGFKTRVVFASPNRDTTKQDTFDAAKKMLEENVELLLFAGGDGTAIDIYNAIGEHLTVVGIPAGVKIHSAVYASSPKKAGELTLLYLQDSVPKIKEVEVMDIDEEAFRRGSVKTRLYGYLKIPYEKRFLQGKKSGSVMSDQASQELIAFDIVDNMKEDIYYIIGPGSTTRPIMKLLDLPYTLLGVDLIHNKKLIKNDLSEKELLEEIGRKSCKMIITPIGGQGYLFGRGNQQISPDVIRKVGKENIIVVATKQKIQSLYGRPFLVDTGDVELDKQLNGYIRVTIGYKEQMMYKIES from the coding sequence TTGAAGAAGCTAGGACTCATTGTAAATCCTATTGCTGGAATGGGAGGGAGAGTTGGGCTAAAGGGTACTGATTATGTTTTAGAAAAAGCAAGAGCATTAGGAGCTCTTCCCCAAGCTCCTAATCGTACGGTTATGACACTAAAAGAATTAAATAAAATAAAAGATCAAATAGAAATTGTCACTTGTTCTGGTGATATGGGAGAAAATGAAGCAAAAAAATGTGGATTTAAAACGAGAGTAGTTTTTGCTAGCCCAAATAGAGATACAACAAAACAAGATACATTTGATGCAGCGAAAAAAATGTTAGAAGAAAATGTGGAGTTACTTTTGTTTGCTGGTGGAGACGGTACGGCTATAGATATCTATAATGCTATCGGAGAGCATTTGACTGTAGTTGGTATTCCTGCAGGGGTGAAAATTCATTCAGCTGTTTATGCAAGTAGTCCTAAAAAAGCAGGAGAGTTGACACTTTTATATCTTCAAGATAGTGTTCCTAAGATTAAAGAAGTAGAAGTGATGGATATAGATGAAGAAGCTTTTAGAAGAGGCAGTGTCAAAACAAGATTGTATGGATATTTAAAGATACCTTACGAAAAAAGATTTCTTCAAGGAAAAAAATCAGGAAGTGTTATGAGTGATCAAGCTTCACAGGAATTAATTGCTTTTGACATAGTTGATAATATGAAAGAAGATATATATTATATAATCGGGCCAGGCTCTACAACAAGGCCTATTATGAAATTGTTAGATCTTCCATATACTCTTTTGGGAGTAGATTTAATACACAATAAAAAATTGATAAAAAATGATCTTTCTGAAAAAGAATTATTGGAAGAAATAGGAAGAAAAAGCTGTAAAATGATTATAACACCGATTGGTGGTCAGGGGTATTTGTTTGGAAGAGGTAATCAACAAATTAGTCCAGATGTTATAAGAAAGGTAGGAAAAGAAAATATTATTGTTGTGGCTACCAAACAAAAAATTCAATCTCTATATGGTAGACCATTCCTTGTAGATACAGGAGATGTTGAATTAGATAAACAATTAAATGGGTATATTAGGGTAACTATAGGGTATAAAGAGCAAATGATGTATAAAATTGAATCATAA